A part of Salvelinus alpinus chromosome 5, SLU_Salpinus.1, whole genome shotgun sequence genomic DNA contains:
- the LOC139576183 gene encoding fibrous sheath CABYR-binding protein, which yields MGGKLSKRKKGYDVSDPKDKKEEITVAAVSAVEAVAHAVESKAPAPVAELAAKTAPKVSAAVEGAVESTAVAITEATEEALSAIEAVTKGATAEPAAVPDEPVAAPAEPAPAAEEPVASEEPAAAPEDPAPAAAPEEPAASEEPVAAPEEPAAVAEEPAAAPEELAAPEELAAPEEPVAPEEPVAAPEEPAAAEEPAASPEETAAAPEEPAAAPDKTEAPEEPAALEEPATAPKEPAVEEPVPEEPVQEEPASAPKEPAPEEPAAAPKKPAPEEPAAAPKEPAVEEPPPEEPVAAPKEPAPEEPEAAPKEPAPEEPEAAPKEPAPEEPEAAPKEPTPEEPVAASVELAAAPEKASEATEQATEVTAEITDTTEPEPAAPEPETETVTGKAPEHEAVVEAPVEAGEVSPAPEEEPASVAEAVSESATEAAAEPEAESIPQPAAEELPLPVEESIAELESEAAAVTEAAEPETADIAEPIPEIIISESAAPAAAEEASAEQEEAVLDNKEVVSAVEATAEPSAPEVNGECQEQAAEPAAVSAPEPQQKECVNGIDKPEDAVEVQSDCELKKNLNLTGDIQIPEAIGEAISQAVDLV from the coding sequence ATGGGAGGCAAGCTGAGCAAGAGGAAGAAGGGGTACGATGTCAGCGACCCAAAGGACAAGAAGGAGGAGATTACTGTGGCTGCTGTGAGTGCCGTTGAGGCCGTGGCCCATGCCGTGGAGAGCAAAGCACCAGCTCCGGTCGCTGAGTTGGCAGCTAAGACTGCTCCTAAGGTGTCTGCTGCGGTGGAGGGAGCAGTGGAGTCGACAGCAGTAGCCATCACAGAAGCGACAGAAGAGGCCCTGTCAGCTATAGAGGCAGTGACCAAGGGGGCCACCGCAGAGCCAGCGGCTGTACCAGATGAACCCGTGGCAGCACCGGCAGAACCAGCGCCAGCAGCAGAAGAACCAGTGGCTTCAGAAGAACCAGCTGCAGCACCAGAGGACCCAGCGCCAGCTGCAGCACCAGAAGAACCTGCAGCCTCAGAAGAGCCAGTGGCAGCACCGGAAGAACCTGCAGCAGTAGCAGAGGAACCAGCCGCAGCTCCAGAAGAGCTTGCAGCTCCAGAAGAGCTTGCAGCTCCAGAAGAGCCCGTAGCTCCAGAAGAGCCCGTGGCAGCACCGGAAGAACCTGCAGCAGCTGAGGAACCAGCAGCATCACCAGAGGAAACTGCGGCAGCACCAGAGGAACCTGCAGCAGCACCAGATAAAACAGAGGCACCGGAAGAACCAGCGGCACTAGAGGAACCAGCGACTGCTCCAAAAGAGCCTGCAGTGGAAGAGCCTGTACCAGAAGAGCCTGTACAAGAAGAGCCTGCATCAGCACCAAAAGAACCTGCACCAGAGGAGCCTGCAGCAGCCCCAAAAAAGCCTGCACCAGAAGAGCCTGCAGCAGCACCAAAAGAGCCTGCAGTGGAAGAGCCTCCACCAGAAGAGCCTGTAGCAGCACCAAAAGAGCCTGCACCAGAAGAGCCTGAGGCAGCACCAAAAGAGCCTGCACCAGAAGAGCCTGAGGCAGCACCAAAAGAGCCTGCACCAGAAGAGCCTGAGGCAGCACCAAAAGAGCCTACACCAGAAGAGCCTGTGGCAGCCTCTGTGGAGCTAGCTGCAGCACCAGAAAAGGCTTCTGAGGCTACAGAACAAGCCACAGAGGTGACAGCAGAGATTACAGACACTACAGAACCAGAGCCTGCTGCTCCAGAGCCTGAAACAGAGACTGTTACAGGGAAGGCCCCAGAACATGAGGCTGTGGTCGAGGCACCAGTAGAGGCAGGAGAAGTTTCACCCGCCCCGGAGGAGGAGCCTGCATCAGTTGCAGAAGCCGTGTCAGAGTCAGCCACAGAGGCAGCCGCAGAGCCAGAGGCAGAATCCATCCCACAACCAGCCGCTGAAGAGCTCCCCCTACCTGTAGAAGAATCCATAGCAGAGCTTGAATCTGAAGCTGCTGCAGTAACTGAAGCAGCAGAGCCAGAGACTGCCGACATCGCAGAACCCATCCCGGAGATCATAATTTCAGAATCTGCTGCACCTGCTGCTGCAGAGGAGGCCAGCGCTGAGCAAGAGGAGGCTGTGCTGGACAACAAGGAAGTTGTTTCCGCAGTGGAGGCTACTGCTGAGCCTTCTGCCCCTGAGGTCAATGGGGAGTGTCAGGAGCAGGCGGCCGAGCCGGCTGCCGTGTCTGCCCCGGAGCCACAGCAAAAGGAATGTGTCAACGGCATTGACAAGCCAGAGGATGCCGTTGAGGTGCAAAGTGACTGCGAATTAAAAAAGAACTTGAACCTGACTGGCGACATCCAGATTCCTGAGGCAATCGGTGAGGCAATAAGTCAGGCTGTAGACTTGGTCTGA